The genome window tttccagGTAAAAACCATGAATCGAGCTAACGACACGAGCTCCAATCTGAAGCTCATCTCATTGGTCGTGCTCATTGTGCAAACCACCGCACTTGTTCTCACCCTGAGATACAGTCAAACGCAGGtagaaaatgcagaaaaaatagtgaaaaaataccacaaaaatggaaaaaatagcttaaaataaataaaaaactattttttggaatttcaattttgtttaattttcggattttcaaaatttttaaaataccttttaaaaaagtttaatttacgattttttaggcatataattataatttttttcgtagaaaaaaattattttccagaaatccgAAGGACCCCGCTACCTGTCCTCCACCGCTGTCGTCTGCGCTGAAATTATCAAGCTTATCACATGTTTCTTCGTGATCTACCGGAATAATGGATATCGGTTCAGTGGAATGCTCAATGAGCTCAATCGGGAAATTTTCGCGTCTCCGCAGACCAGGGCTGACTCGTTGAAggtgaaaattagaatttttcggagatttttggaaaaaaatcaaaagaatttTAGACAGaattttttagcgattttcaaaaattcgaaattttcaaaatttcaataatttttgtatttttccagttattggaattaaaaaaatttaaatgtagctttaaaaaaatcaaaattttcaattttttttaattttcaaaaagtaattattaattttttagaacttttctttcgaaatttacagaatttcAAGGGTTTCTAGGAATTTatagacatttttcaaaaattttcgattttttttgtattttaagaattttttaaaaattaattttttaaaaaattgaattaattgaaatttttgaaattttttagtttctaacttatttcgaatttttagaaattttgaaagtttgaaattatctggaaaattcaaaaattcaaaaaattgaattttaggattttttagaaattaaaaaaacaaaacttgcgaaatataattttttatttaaaaaaaattaatttctaattttttttccaaatttcaggtCGCAGTCCCAGCCATCATGTATGTTATCCAGAacaatttgctctttttcgctttgaaaaaattggacgCCGCTACTTATCAGGTACAGTTTTCatggtaaatttttaaaaaattttttcaggcaaaactaacgagtttttaacaaaattttgatttttccgagttttcaaaaaaaaattgcactgaaaatttgacgaaaaaatgttttaaaaaccttcaaaaattagaaaaatggccgaaaatctttttttttttcaaattttttaaataactttccCCAAATTCCAGGTGACATATCAACTGAAAATCCTCACCACCGCGATTTTCTCCGTCACAATGCTCGGAAAATCGCTTCACCGGTACAATTGGATGGCTCTGATCCTTCTGACAGCTGGAGTTGCCCTGGTACAGTACCCCTCTGGAGATTCTACTACTTCTAAGAGTACCGCAGCTGAACACGATGCTTCTGATAATATTTTaggtaaaaatgaaaattttaagctcgtttttcgatttaaaaaaaatttgaaattttatttccaaaagaaattggaaaattatagtaattgtaaattaaaaatttttttttattcaaatatcgatgtttttaaactgaaaatatttattaaaaaattcaattttcgtagattttaattttttttttaaatctagattttttcaaaaattaaacctgGTTAATGCATAATTTTTGCtattcttttcgaaaaaattctaaattttttgacgaaataaaaatcccaatttttttttccaaaaatctattttttgggagaaaaactactaaaattcaatttttgtaggaaagttttagtgaaaaacgttttaaaaatgttcctaAAAGTGTATGTACGTTTTAAAAGACAACATTtaagaaatcgataaaaaaccattcaaaaatttaaaaacgaataaatcagcaaaaaaacggcaaaaaccattaaaaaaacaaaaaaaaagaaaaactggaaattacaaaaaaaaaattcaaaaaatgtggaaaaatatcaattttcaattggaaactgaaaatctcaattttttatttagaacgatttttccgttccaaactggaaaaaattactaaaaaatcagtttctataggaattttttagtggaaaactACGTttcacaattcaaaaaatcaacctaaaaaaaatcgtttccaGGCCTCGGAGCAGTTCTAGCCGCCTGCTTCTCATCCGGATTCGCTGGTGtctactttgaaaaaatcctgaaaacaTCGAAAGTCTCCCTGTGGATCCGTAATATTCAGTTGGCATTTTTCTCGGTATTCGGAGCACTTCTCGTCTGTTGGCTCTATGATTGGCAGGCAATTAGTGATGATGGATTTTTGAGAGGATATAATGGAGTTATTTGGATTGTCGTGCTTTTGCAGGTtgatttattggaaaaatttgaaaaaataatgctagaaaattgaaaatttaattttaaaattataatattcggttttatcgaatttttttaagtttttgtttttgaaaatcggaattttgtcttatttttcttttaaaaaattcaaactaatttcaaatttatagaaaatgaattttccagattttctgtttttttccagattctctttttccagattttctttttctttttttttcagattttcagtgaaaattacatttttttcacaagtttttcacaaaaaaacttgcaatttctaatctaaaaaatttatttatctttTATTGAATCGGTTgtttgttttacaaaaatccttcaatttttcttaatttttttttgccaaaatttcaaaaaaaccattttctctcagaaaaaccttcaatttcctattaaaaatctgaaaatcaaataaatttcaaattttcacagaaaaagaaTTTGCTCCGATTTTCTGCGagaagtttgattttttttttgatttaataatttttaaacaaaatttgaaatttgtgaagatccctacaaaaaaaatttttttctgaaaaatttttcaaaaaattattttgtttcatcgaaatttatttcttatttattttgaataaaaatgctaaaattctgattttttataaaaaatccgaattttcagtttgaaattaaaaaattattaatttttcgatttttccatttattttgaaaaaaattgaatttttcataatttttttacaaaaaattgaaaattcagagctacaaaaacttttttttttctgaaattttctgcaaaaattaaacaaaaaaatcaaaaaacttttttttaattcaaaaatttccaggctTACGGAGGGCTCGTGATTGCTCTCGTCGTCAAGTACGCTGACAATATTCTCAAAGGATTTGCAGTCTCGTTATCAATTATTCTCTCATCATTCACTTCATGGCTTGTTCTCGGAGATTTGACTATTACAACGTatgggattttttggaaatttttttttgaaaaagaatggaaaatttggacGAAGTTCCGTTTTTGatataatttaaattgaaatttttaaaaaaattgaccaaaacgaatgaaaattttacttgaaatccatttaaaaaaattgtttcagaacCTTCGCCATCGGAGCCACCGTTGTTATCTTTGCAACATTCCTCTATGGCCACGAGCCAAAATCGACACCAGCCGAAGCTCATAATGCCtgatttttctgtgatttctGTGATTTCCCAACTCCCTCGCTTATAtgattgcatttttctagTCTAAGTGCAGTTTAATATCAATATTTGTTGGTTTTCTCTTTCTGTAAGTGTAGGGAAGCACACACGTCAtacaaattgtagaaaaattgtcaataatATCGTaagtttaaattaaataaattattgaatgaGCATACTATgactttttaaagaaaattgaagaagaattaaagaattgagaaattaaaatgtttacaaaaaattcaaagttctcTTTAAGACATTTcgaagaaataatttttcataaggAAATGCCTCCGAACAATATGAAATTTTACTTTATTAAATTCTAACTGTTtaacaatttgagaaaaataatttttcttgacCACAAAATTATGATTATGAAGGCTGAGAAATgggaaaagcaaaaaaaaaacaaaaataccaAAAGTTGCTGCAAATGACTAATTCATTtatgctgaattcagaaaatctaggtgtAACACGTCGAATTATCGATAATAATTAAGAAACCTTCAgatttttccgtgaaaaagttatttactgcaattactcaatttttttgattttttttccagttagtttcgacatttttttaattcgataaCTTTCGAGGTGTCGAAAGTTTTTCGTGAATACATATTTGGTGCTCTCTGTGTCTCTCCGCCCTCGGCACATCGGACCACCATCTCTTGTTTTGCAGGTGTCTCGTTCATTCACCGGTTGATCTACAGTGGCCAGGGAGAAATTAGATTTAGAAAAGACGACAGAGGGGGGAGGTGGGTGAAGATGGGCCATTGCGGCACTCATTCTGGACAATTTTCTGCTATTTTTGCAGGTTTTgcgtgtttttttctcaagttttcctACGTTTTTCCATCTTTCCATTTTACTTTGGCTCAATCTTCTTAACATACTTTGTTGCTTTTAGTTAGGTTAGGCTCTTTCCacttttatttccaaaatccTGATGACTTCTTGACTTTCACTCAGAAACTTACACctataactcaattttcagagctttgGTGAGAAATATTGCAAAGTTCTGTGATCTGTGTTACTATAGATCCCTGTTAACTGACTGTACACTATCTCGGACAAAATTTCGGGTTTGAATCTGTAAAAAAGAAATACGATATTGAACTTTAAATTATATTGaacattcaaatattttgctcCAGCAGCAAGTTTCCTTTACTCCCTTACAGGACCAactcatttaaaattttagttccTCTAAAATTTTGACGTCCGGGTGGAACCTACCCTTAGAGATCAATCTTCAATGTTTACAGGTAGAATATTGTAAACATCTGTGATTTGAGTTACTGTAGGTTGTTTGATGTTTGCTTTGCACTAGGGATTTACGGTTTTTATTACGTTAAagtcgaattttcaataagaatttcaaaaacttgcccagtaaatatgtttttttaaccTCCATTTTCCTAGTCTtatgttgttgttttttcgtGGTCTTCCAATTTGTAGCAAGTTGCCGCTTCAACTTTTAGGCATTCCaagaaactgttttttgaaaccttttttGTAGTTATTTATTAGACTTGATAAAAAGTGGTTTGCCTGGCTTCGCCCcttttctaatattttgtAGCAAAATTGACGTTTCAAAACCACACAGCCTAAGGTTGTCCCTTTTCAGGAACTACCGCTCTGAGTTTTGTCAGTTCCAAGATACCCAGCTCACGAGTGAGCTCTTCGTTTTGTTACTCAAATGGGGTTGGTAACTTCCGGCTCCGCTTGGAAGCTTTTGAACAGAATAAGAACAGACTGGGAACTGTAAGGATGTTGGCGGTTCGAGACCTTTTTCGGAGATGTTCGGtgtctttttttccttttttattttgcaaaaatatttgtaaaaaaatttgaccgtGTGGTGGAGTTGAACTGATCCTTTTCAGGTGTTCTGTTTTCTGTTAGGTCTAGCTCGGACACGCTcacattttgacaaaaattaggCTTTGTACTTCGACTTTTCTTGCAACTTCCGAATGTTTATCGcttttcttgaaattattgagttttctttgaactttcgatgtttccaattaaaaaaaattattatgattaTAAGtaaatttctcagaattttcaattttcaattttttctccaaattttcgggaaatctgcaaagttttttccatgtttttttaaattatcgatttcaCTTTATATTTCCTGGAGATTATCAacttttcattgatttttcttgaaattatcaaattttacttcaaattttggttttattcatggcttttttaaaatatcgatttttctacaaaattctTCGAAACTATTAATTAtaggattttttaattttaaattatcaaatttctcgcaaacttgaaaaaagaattttcgatgtctctctaatttttcttaaagtttccaatttttccttgaaattttctgaaagtaatCAATTgtttcactgatttttcttggactttccaatttttcttctgtttttctcaaattttccgattttttcttgaaatttttcagaaaggtTTCAGAAGCTACCACAAGCTCCACTACTGCATCGCCTGCGCCATCCACAGTAAGGTCGTCAGAAAACGTTCCCGTGAGGCCAGAAGAGATTGCAACCCACCACCACGTTTCGGACAGCGCGCCGCTGCTGCTCGtccaggagctccaggaccaCGTCCGTCcataagaaattgaaatggacGTGTAAAGACGCTTAATCCCAGTTGGTGTCTTCTACAACACGAAAGTCTCCAATATTCGCCAAACTATCAGAAAGGATAATTTACAGATGTGAGTTTTCTAAATAttatttgtttgaaacaaTTCTTTATTCAGTTATATATCTGCGACCCCGAACAGTGAAGGAGTATTGGTCAAGTTCCGACTAACAAAAGTCGGAGAAATTGACTTTGGTGCCACCTTCAAGCCAAGCATCATTATCTGTCCATCGGATAATGTCCATCAGCGCCAACTTCTGGAAGAACATTTGTTTGCAAGTGGAAGAAGCCATAAAAAGAAGCGAGATGGATTTTGTGTTGGTTCGATGGAACCGCTAGAGCCAAGATTCATTGAGAATGAACAAATTGAAGAAGGAGATGGAACGATTGTTTTAGTTGGACCCGAGACAAAATTTCCGACTTCAGATGAGGGAAACcaaacgatttttgaaatgcttgTTACAACAAATGATGTTGAACAGAAGAAGATTGGTATTAAGTTAATTTTGTCTTGAAAGCTATCCTACGTTACAGTGTAAACTTCTccctattttcattttgattatAGTTTTCATTAAGAATCTGTGCTagtacttttttatttttcttaaacttttctttttcttaaaGCCATTGGGATAGTTTGCCCTACGGTTTTGAGGTATCACATGTGGTTTCATGATACCGTATTGGCGACGTTTGCATGTAGAATCTAGTCAACCCGCTAAAGATCTAAAGATCTGCAAGAAGTGATTGAGCTTGGCATCAGTCTTTCTGTGTTGGAGAATACGACACTTGTCAATCCCAATTGAGTGAGCTTAATTGAGAATTCAGTTCCCGGTTCGCTATCGATTTTGTTTGGatctgagaaaaaacgaaatcgttcgattttgttttcgaaatcAAAGTTTTGCGTTCTTCTGATATTAAACGCTTTTGGAATGCTGGTCATGGTAACAATCTTGGTATGGTTGGTTTGACTGGTCTGGTTGgtgaaaataagatttttccAAGCCTGGAAATAGGGGACACAGTGCCCGTTCGGTTTGAAGAGTCTAAGAAatcattattttattattaaattacatatttaaatatcaaaaaaaaacattattactCAAATATTAAAGGCGCGGGAagctcggaaaatttgaaatttgagtgaaaacaaaaatgtggCAGGGAGAAGTTGTAAATTTGATGAAAGAATTGTGGATTTGtagaataaatatttgaaataataataataataataataataataataataataataataataataataataataataataataataataataataataatattaaaatgaatagttaaattaaattatacaattttgtaaaaaaaattcgaaaaaaaacatcgctAGAACTATGTACGATTCATCAAAccacctacagtaccactaccgtaaccctgggttactgtagtcgtaCCTGTCGTGACATTGTTGGGGTTTTTCATGAGTGTTGTGTCGGATGAATATGTTTTACACGATGGGCACATCCATGTTACAGCTCCGCAGGTATTCGTGACTTTGCATCGGGAGCAGTGATGGGTTTGGAGACCTGGATTGTCGAGTAGGACGCCTAGACGATCCATCATTGCGGCCTTGGCTCGGGTGGAGAGACAGTCGTCTGGAATGTTGATGAgatattgaatttcaattaacTTTGGTTTTACCCTATCCGTTAATCTTTTAAACTAACAACGTTATTGTAGTTTATATACTGGCTAAGTAGCGACTTAATTTTAATGACTCCGTATCGAAAATAGTACCAATCGgtgtaaaatttaatttttaataactttgcCTCTTGGACCGACTTTCTAGTTCTATTTTGAACGGAGTTACGGCAGTTATACAATTGGATGAGTAGCGACTGAACTTTAAACCAACATAACTTTGTTGAAAGTAATGCTATAAAAATAGTTCGAAAGACAATATTGTagattataaaattttgcgtcgaaaaatataaattttgatacGGAGTCATTGAAATtggagtcgctactcagccaaaaTTCAAGCTATAATAACTTTGCTAGTATACAAGATAAAATGGTGGggtaaaaactaattttatccaaatttaattttttttttcaaaaaaaaaatataaacttacAAGTTGTCTGCTGCGTCATTTGAATCAAATTCTCGGGCCTCAAAACCATTTGTAGACATTGTGGAAGCATCTCGTGGAGGAAACACCTATCGAGGAGGGATAACCTCACAAAAACTGACAATTGGGTGTGCGGTGAGAGCAGAAGATTTGCACATTTTCGGAGCAGAGCCGGTGATTCCATTTTGCAAGCTGACATTAGGATCGGGCCGATGTTTGTCTctgaaagttggaaattatttggaaaattttttagaaattgaaaaaccgcGCCGCAccctcaaaatttcaaaattcgggGCTTATTTTGAAGCTAGGAACttaatgaattcaaaaatcatactttcaactcaaaattctcaaaacttttcgaaaaaaacccaCCATTAATCCTCAACTGTGGAGGATGTATCGCCATGAGAAATGCCTTAAGCTCTTCATGAGTACACGGACAAAACATTTCCTCAATCCCACTGCTCGTTGTGCACAGCTTTTCTTCGAAAACATTACTCCAAGCGGCCATATAAAACGGATTAACATAATATAATCGGCCGGTTTTCGCGCGGACCGCCGCAAAATTCACGTCAGATTGTCGTTGATAAGGCTCAAGGTCTAACGGTGGCTCGAGAATTTCTTCTGGAGCAGCTGCTCCGTGTAGTCGTTCCAAAAGTAGTACTTTCACTCGATCCGACAGTGCATAGTACCTTGATCCGTTCAGATCAACTTTGGAATTGGGCCTCATCTCACGTAGACATAGTACTAGAAGTCGATTTAACTTGTATCTATCCGCTATCCACACTTTTTCGAGAAATGGTAAATTATGACTGATCAGGAAACATTCACAACGGTGCAGTAATCCttccatctgaaatttgagtatttttatttttaaaccaaGTTTCTAGAATAGAGCTTCAATATTGAACAATATTGAATATTGAATATTGAATTGAGTGcttcaatattttctcagaAGCGACTCAATCTTTTGAGCTCCACATCAAATTTTGTACCAATGATGTAGAGTTTTATGTGGtacaattttaagaatttttttgaaaaaaaagttacggcAGTTTtcggctgagtagcgacttaACTTCATcgataaattaaatttcaattaaaaaaaaatatttcaaaacactcACCTGATAATCATAAGCTAACGGTAAAAGTATATGAACTGATTGGTCATCTACGGCTTTATATGTTGGATGTATACATTCTAACATTTCCAGAACATGCTCATATTGCACATTTGCCAATATTAACTCACGATCCGGACATTCTACACACCACgccctgaaaaattaataatttaaaaaaatgaaaaaataaaccgTTTTTAGCATGTTGCAAAGTGTGATCCAATGCAAATTTTCCGTGAATTTTCATTACAGCGCATTTGCAGTTTCCGagcttcgaaaattttaaatttcgaatgaaaattgttatttttcgtGTTGAAAGTGCGCTCCAAAGCTAATTGACAAAAAACTGAGCATCTTAATGTTGTTAGTGCGCTCTAAtaaagtttattga of Caenorhabditis elegans chromosome II contains these proteins:
- the C03H5.6 gene encoding BTB domain-containing protein (Confirmed by transcript evidence), whose translation is MLECIHPTYKAVDDQSVHILLPLAYDYQMEGLLHRCECFLISHNLPFLEKVWIADRYKLNRLLVLCLREMRPNSKVDLNGSRYYALSDRVKVLLLERLHGAAAPEEILEPPLDLEPYQRQSDVNFAAVRAKTGRLYYVNPFYMAAWSNVFEEKLCTTSSGIEEMFCPCTHEELKAFLMAIHPPQLRINETNIGPILMSACKMESPALLRKCANLLLSPHTQLSVFVRLSLLDRCFLHEMLPQCLQMVLRPENLIQMTQQTTYDCLSTRAKAAMMDRLGVLLDNPGLQTHHCSRCKVTNTCGAVTWMCPSCKTYSSDTTLMKNPNNVTTGTTTVTQGYGSGTVGGLMNRT
- the nstp-4 gene encoding UDP-N-acetylglucosamine/UDP-N-acetylgalactosaminetransporter nstp-4 (Confirmed by transcript evidence), with the protein product MNRANDTSSNLKLISLVVLIVQTTALVLTLRYSQTQKSEGPRYLSSTAVVCAEIIKLITCFFVIYRNNGYRFSGMLNELNREIFASPQTRADSLKVAVPAIMYVIQNNLLFFALKKLDAATYQVTYQLKILTTAIFSVTMLGKSLHRYNWMALILLTAGVALVQYPSGDSTTSKSTAAEHDASDNILGLGAVLAACFSSGFAGVYFEKILKTSKVSLWIRNIQLAFFSVFGALLVCWLYDWQAISDDGFLRGYNGVIWIVVLLQAYGGLVIALVVKYADNILKGFAVSLSIILSSFTSWLVLGDLTITTTFAIGATVVIFATFLYGHEPKSTPAEAHNA